In the Methanosphaera stadtmanae DSM 3091 genome, ACACAACAACAATTAATTGATATGGTTATAGAAAAATATGCAGAACATGAAAACATACAACAAACACATACAAATCAAATACAACCCATATCTTCACTTATTGAAGGAAATGGAAATATTAGCATACAAGGAAGATTAATATCTATATCCAACATTAAAACATTTACAACAAAAAAAGGTAGAGAAGGAAAAGTTGCCAATCTAACAGTAGAAGATAATAGTGGAAAAATACGAGTCGTAATGTGGACAGACAATATGAAATACATGAATCGTATAGAAGAAGGAAACATTATAAAAGTAAACAATCTTGAAGTAAGAAAAGGATACACTGGAGATCTTGAAGTACAAATGAAAAATAACTCATCAATACAAGTTTTACCAGAAGAAGTAGATCCATCCCTACCAAAATATGAAGAAAAAATAACTAATCTATCAGACATTACTGAAGATGGTGAATACAACATCATAGTAAGAATCAAAAAAATATCAACACTTCGTGAAATTATAAAAGGAGAAAAAACTCTACAGATAATTACATTAGAAATAATGGATAAAACAGGAACACTTGAATTTACACTATGGAACAAAGATACAAAACTAGTAGATACATTAGAACTAAAAGAACATGATACTATAAAAATCATAAAAGCAAGAGCACAACAAAGATATGATCAGATAACATTATCCAATAGTTGGAATGGAAGAATTATAAAAAATGAATACGATGTTCCAGATTTTGAAGAAGAAATCCTAAAAATAGGCTATGCTGAAGAAAAAGAAGATGTAACAATCATAGGGACAATAACCAAAATCTATGATACAATAACATTCACAAAAACAGATGGAAATGAAGGACATGTTAGAAGCATAGAAGTAACTGATGAGACAGGATCTATAAGAGTAACACTATGGAACAAAGAAACAGAAATTGAAATGAGAAAGGGAGATATCATCAAAATTGAAGGAGGATCCATAGAATTTGATGATTATGCTGGAGATGGATATAGACTAAATACTGGCTGGAATGCATCAATAACAATTAACCCTGAACTTGATACAAAACTTAGAGAAAAACTTGAACTAGTAGATACAATTGGAATAGTAAAAATAGAAAACGTTCTAGATTTAAATGAAGACGAAGGTAGAGAAGTAGATGTTGTTGGAAGAATAATTACAACCAATGATACTCGTGAATTTGAAAGAGGAGATGGAAGTAAAGGACAAATAAAAAGTATTGAATTAGCTGATGAAACAGGAATTGTAAGAACATCACTTTGGGATGAAAAAGTAGATATCACTGAAAAACTTGGTGATGCAATAAAAATAGAAAATGCACGAACAAGGATTGGACAGGGTCAAATGGAACTAAGTGTAGGTAAATCCTCACGAATAACAACACCTACAGATGAAGAAATAGTAAACCTACCATCA is a window encoding:
- a CDS encoding OB-fold nucleic acid binding domain-containing protein, whose product is MTGENEDYIKERYQEVKEKVTYKDFLKDLEDIKIENVDAPFLTQQQLIDMVIEKYAEHENIQQTHTNQIQPISSLIEGNGNISIQGRLISISNIKTFTTKKGREGKVANLTVEDNSGKIRVVMWTDNMKYMNRIEEGNIIKVNNLEVRKGYTGDLEVQMKNNSSIQVLPEEVDPSLPKYEEKITNLSDITEDGEYNIIVRIKKISTLREIIKGEKTLQIITLEIMDKTGTLEFTLWNKDTKLVDTLELKEHDTIKIIKARAQQRYDQITLSNSWNGRIIKNEYDVPDFEEEILKIGYAEEKEDVTIIGTITKIYDTITFTKTDGNEGHVRSIEVTDETGSIRVTLWNKETEIEMRKGDIIKIEGGSIEFDDYAGDGYRLNTGWNASITINPELDTKLREKLELVDTIGIVKIENVLDLNEDEGREVDVVGRIITTNDTREFERGDGSKGQIKSIELADETGIVRTSLWDEKVDITEKLGDAIKIENARTRIGQGQMELSVGKSSRITTPTDEEIVNLPSYENIEQDRYNDRTISQLEENETNTKLRVRILNINEINTFTRTDGRDGRVRSIYVADETGEIQVSLWDDDTEIKFTKGSAIIIENPNITRQNTKLRLSIGNGSTIRAARQEEAEKMLSLTEIENKLYVEKYIEDIEEDDQHIKIKGTISEINSEKIIYTMCPNCNIGITQDENGYICNECGEKIEKPNYLMIISTTLQDETGTVQATFFRKDAEELISTTTEKVVAIYEQTGDESAMSSKLEDMIGHEVTIIANANFNEYDEDIRLNVRQLVIVV